One genomic window of Quercus robur chromosome 6, dhQueRobu3.1, whole genome shotgun sequence includes the following:
- the LOC126690056 gene encoding uncharacterized protein LOC126690056: protein MEITDKLFQALQSQSQDILNAMHLVSSTKALIQKFRDDGWDGLLTTVISFCEKHCIDVLDMNARYVVRRGRAHNQQDNVTNEHHYRVNIFYATIDSQLQELNYRFNEDAMELLRLSSALEPREALKSFRISDLCLLVKNLYPQDFTDYDKQVLEKEIYHFEHNVVQDPEFKKLKSLSKLSQWLVRTGNSEYYKLVYRMRLVLTLPVSTATTERAFSAMKVVKTDLRNKMENDFLNDFLMLYIEKDIASTFSLDSIVDDFEDLKERRVPFS from the coding sequence ATGGAGATCACCGATAAACTTTTTCAAGCTTTGCAAAGCCAATCTCAAGACATTTTAAATGCCATGCATTTAGTTTCATCTACTAAAgcacttatccaaaaatttagagatgatGGATGGGATGGCTTACTCACCACTGTGATATCATTTTGTGAGAAGCATTGCATTGATGTCCTGGATATGAATGCTCGTTATGTTGTGAGGCGAGGTCGAGCTCATAATCAGCAAGATAACGTTACAAATGAGCATCATTATcgagtaaatattttttatgctacaaTAGATTCTCAACTACAGGAACTAAATTATCGATTTAATGAAGATGCAATGGAGTTACTTAGGCTTAGCTCAGCTTTAGAACCTCGAGAGGCATTAAAATCTTTCAGAATTAGTGATCTTTGTTTGTTGGTAAAGAATTTGTATCCACAAGATTTCACAGATTATGACAAACAAGTGTTGGAGAAGGAGATTTATCATTTTGAGCATAATGTAGTCCAAGATCCagagttcaaaaaattgaaaagtttatctAAGTTGTCTCAATGGTTAGTGAGAACTGGAAATTCAGAATACTACAAACTTGTTTATAGAATGAGACTTGTGCTTACTCTTCCAGTTTCTACTGCTACTACAGAGCGAGCATTTTCAGCTATGAAAGTTGTCAAAACTGACCTTcgaaacaaaatggaaaatgattttttgaatgaCTTTTTGATGTTATACATTGAAAAGGATATAGCTTCGACATTTAGTTTGGATTCAATAgtagatgattttgaagatttgaaagagCGTCGAGTTCCCTTTTCATAG
- the LOC126690055 gene encoding L10-interacting MYB domain-containing protein-like → MGKNTTSNSEAKKARALRGDPSWTTTFCILCVEQIEAGNRTKGVAFSPKGWINLVTKFYDETGLNYDKDQLKSSWDVLKLDWRMWEKLKSLDTSLGWDAVKGAIDASDD, encoded by the coding sequence ATGGGTAAAAACACCACTTCCAACTCCGAGGCGAAAAAGGCTAGAGCATTACGGGGAGATCCAAGTTGGACAACTACTTTTTGTATCCTTTGTGTGGAACAGATTGAAGCCGGGAATAGAACAAAAGGTGTTGCCTTTAGTCCCAAAGGTTGGATCAATTTGGTGACCAAATTTTATGATGAGACCGGTCTAAACTATGATAAGGACCAATTAAAAAGTAGTTGGGATGTATTAAAACTTGATTGGAGAATGTGGGAAAAATTGAAGAGTCTTGACACAAGTTTAGGTTGGGATGCAGTGAAGGGAGCAATTGATGCTAGTGATGATTAG